A DNA window from Thiothrix subterranea contains the following coding sequences:
- the hflK gene encoding FtsH protease activity modulator HflK, whose product MNPLPSFPMTSRPRLPRFKLMGIAPVIIILLGITAWSSWYTVPSDSVAIVQRFGKFKAEVQPGLHFKIPLGVDVATILPVKRQLKQEFGFYTQGATNLDQYSDDPTAESPMVTGDLNVALVEWVVQYRIAEPTNYLFAVREPGITLRNASESVMREVVGDRTVDEVLTIGRQEIEAEALVKLQQLATRYLMGVSIDQVQLKNINPPRPVQESFNEVNQAQQEKEKLINEARRDYNKVIPLAEGEKDQRIREAEGYRLKRVNEAEGDVARFNAVFTEYQKAPDITQRRLYLETMQAILPGIQNKIVVDEGMKNLLPLLNLNTSQKTPAEATP is encoded by the coding sequence GTGAACCCATTACCATCCTTTCCCATGACCTCGCGACCACGCTTACCACGCTTCAAGCTAATGGGCATTGCCCCTGTGATCATTATCCTGCTCGGCATCACCGCCTGGTCATCTTGGTACACCGTCCCCAGCGATTCCGTCGCCATCGTGCAACGCTTCGGAAAATTCAAAGCGGAAGTCCAACCCGGTTTGCATTTTAAAATTCCCTTGGGTGTGGATGTCGCCACCATTTTGCCAGTCAAACGCCAGTTAAAACAGGAATTCGGCTTTTATACCCAAGGCGCAACCAACCTCGACCAATATTCTGATGACCCCACAGCAGAATCACCGATGGTCACAGGCGATTTGAATGTCGCCTTGGTGGAATGGGTGGTGCAATACCGCATTGCTGAACCCACCAACTATTTGTTTGCGGTGCGCGAACCGGGCATTACTTTACGCAATGCCTCGGAATCGGTGATGCGCGAAGTCGTGGGCGATCGCACCGTCGATGAAGTTCTCACCATTGGGCGGCAAGAAATCGAAGCCGAAGCACTGGTCAAACTCCAACAACTCGCCACCCGTTACCTCATGGGCGTGAGCATCGACCAAGTGCAATTAAAGAACATCAACCCGCCACGCCCAGTGCAAGAATCCTTCAACGAGGTCAACCAAGCGCAACAGGAAAAAGAAAAGCTCATTAACGAAGCCCGCCGCGATTACAACAAAGTCATCCCCTTGGCGGAAGGTGAAAAAGACCAACGCATCCGCGAAGCCGAAGGCTACCGCCTCAAGCGTGTTAACGAAGCCGAAGGCGACGTAGCACGTTTCAACGCAGTGTTCACCGAATACCAAAAAGCCCCCGACATTACCCAACGGCGTTTGTATCTGGAAACCATGCAAGCCATCTTACCCGGCATTCAAAACAAAATCGTAGTGGATGAAGGCATGAAAAACCTGTTACCCCTGCTCAACCTCAACACCTCACAGAAAACCCCAGCGGAGGCAACACCATGA
- the hflC gene encoding protease modulator HflC has product MNRLLLVPAGLLAFVLFNAFYTVGEAQQVILTQFGKPVKEPVTEAGLKMKIPFIQEVNRIDKRVLPWDGSPSDMPTKDKLYISVDLFARWRIVEPLPYFLRLRDERSALSRLDDILGSETRNAVAKHELIEIVRTTKERVPLKDPTLVEGTTDGADTNNVVGSLVPIQKGRVLVEQEIYKAAAEKLKVFGVELLDIRFKRINYNASVEPKIYERMISERRQIAERFRSEGNGEAARIRGNMTRDLNRIQSEAYRQVEEIRGKGDAEATEIYAKAYNQSQAAADFYAFTRTLDAYQAVMTPDTSLILSTDSDIFRLLKGTSALPETYAAPPSGD; this is encoded by the coding sequence ATGAACCGTTTACTCCTAGTGCCTGCCGGTTTGCTGGCGTTTGTCTTGTTCAATGCGTTCTACACCGTGGGCGAAGCGCAACAAGTGATCCTGACCCAATTCGGCAAACCGGTGAAAGAACCTGTGACCGAAGCAGGCTTAAAAATGAAAATCCCGTTTATTCAAGAGGTAAACCGCATCGACAAACGGGTATTGCCGTGGGATGGCAGCCCTTCGGATATGCCGACCAAAGACAAGCTCTACATCTCGGTGGATTTGTTTGCCCGCTGGCGCATCGTGGAACCACTCCCCTATTTCCTGCGGTTACGCGACGAACGCAGCGCCTTATCGCGTTTGGATGACATCCTCGGCAGCGAAACCCGTAACGCGGTTGCCAAACACGAATTGATTGAAATCGTGCGCACCACCAAAGAGCGTGTGCCCCTCAAAGATCCGACCTTAGTGGAAGGCACGACTGATGGCGCAGACACCAACAATGTGGTGGGTTCACTCGTACCCATCCAAAAAGGGCGAGTGTTGGTAGAACAAGAAATCTACAAAGCCGCTGCGGAAAAGCTCAAAGTATTCGGGGTGGAATTGCTGGATATTCGTTTCAAGCGCATCAATTACAACGCCAGTGTCGAACCCAAAATCTACGAACGCATGATTAGTGAGCGCCGCCAGATTGCTGAACGTTTCCGCTCCGAAGGCAATGGCGAAGCGGCACGGATTCGCGGCAATATGACCCGTGACCTGAACCGCATTCAATCCGAAGCTTATCGCCAAGTGGAAGAGATTCGCGGCAAAGGCGATGCAGAAGCCACTGAAATCTACGCCAAGGCTTACAACCAGAGTCAGGCAGCGGCTGACTTTTACGCCTTCACCCGCACCTTGGATGCTTATCAGGCAGTGATGACACCGGATACCAGCCTGATTTTGTCGACCGATAGCGATATTTTCCGCTTGCTCAAAGGCACGTCGGCATTGCCGGAAACGTATGCTGCGCCACCGTCAGGGGATTAG
- a CDS encoding LabA-like NYN domain-containing protein, protein MKKVSLFVDVQNIYYTTRAAYGCSFDYNRFWAQATAGREVVQACAYAIGRGDEKQMQFQNILRAIGFEVKLKPYIQRSDGSAKGDWDVGITLDVIEAAANTDIIVLASGDGDFDMLLLRAYQRYGVETEAYGVPGLTANSLINAATRYVPIDDSLLLGKR, encoded by the coding sequence ATGAAAAAAGTCAGTCTCTTCGTCGATGTACAAAACATCTACTACACCACCCGCGCTGCTTATGGATGCAGTTTCGACTACAACCGTTTTTGGGCGCAAGCCACCGCCGGGCGTGAAGTGGTGCAAGCCTGTGCTTATGCCATCGGGCGCGGCGACGAAAAGCAGATGCAGTTTCAAAACATTCTGCGGGCGATAGGGTTTGAGGTGAAACTCAAACCCTACATCCAGCGCAGCGACGGTTCAGCTAAAGGCGATTGGGATGTAGGTATCACGCTGGATGTGATCGAAGCCGCTGCCAACACCGACATTATCGTGTTGGCATCCGGAGATGGCGATTTCGATATGTTGCTGCTGCGGGCATACCAACGCTACGGTGTGGAAACTGAGGCGTATGGTGTCCCCGGTTTGACCGCCAATTCCCTCATCAATGCCGCGACCCGTTACGTGCCGATTGACGACAGCCTGTTATTGGGCAAACGCTAA
- a CDS encoding hemerythrin domain-containing protein has product MVSFTELNQQNDTITELSNVLCHLIDERSVCDLKVTCDLFFSYVDQVKEHLDLEERELYQSMLLHSDQNIRNTANKFLSGSGEIKRVFGQYLKRWSKNKELRINDHDQFVKDTREMFQLVFNRIEDEVEHLYPTVRAVQAAMPK; this is encoded by the coding sequence ATGGTTTCATTTACCGAACTTAATCAGCAGAATGACACAATCACCGAGCTTTCTAACGTACTTTGTCATTTGATTGACGAGCGTTCCGTTTGCGACTTGAAAGTTACCTGTGACCTATTTTTCTCTTACGTTGACCAGGTGAAAGAGCATCTGGATCTGGAAGAGCGTGAACTGTACCAGTCCATGTTATTGCATAGTGATCAGAACATCCGCAATACAGCGAATAAATTCCTTTCCGGTTCGGGTGAAATCAAGCGGGTATTTGGGCAGTACCTCAAACGCTGGAGCAAGAATAAGGAATTGCGCATCAATGACCATGATCAGTTCGTGAAAGATACCCGTGAAATGTTCCAACTGGTATTCAACCGGATCGAAGACGAAGTGGAACATCTCTACCCCACTGTGCGGGCAGTACAAGCGGCCATGCCGAAGTAA
- a CDS encoding Rpn family recombination-promoting nuclease/putative transposase — MRFLDVKTDFAFKKVFGSEQSKPILISFLNALLDYHDGDEIADLTIIDPYQAPKILGMKDTYVDVKAVCANGSTVIIEMQVLNVEGFEKRVLYNAAKAYSTQLGKGEKYHLLNPVIALTLTDFVMFPDQSEVFSHYRLLEKQTLAHYSGDLELVFIELPKFTKELVDLVNISDKWVYFVKNAGSLDYVPDSLKTDPCIVDAFGIANQAGLTEEEMEAQEQRYDFLRIQRALHDERKAVEIKLIEAEEKRQAAEQKRQAAEERAVTAEKALLESKTNFARSLLDILDDTTIALKTGLTVKEVSALRQSVA; from the coding sequence ATGCGCTTTCTCGACGTAAAAACCGATTTCGCCTTCAAAAAAGTGTTCGGCAGCGAACAGAGCAAGCCGATTCTGATTAGTTTCCTCAATGCTTTGCTGGACTACCACGATGGTGATGAAATCGCCGATCTGACCATTATCGACCCATACCAAGCCCCGAAAATCCTTGGTATGAAAGATACTTACGTCGATGTGAAGGCAGTCTGCGCCAACGGCAGCACGGTCATCATCGAAATGCAGGTGTTGAACGTGGAAGGTTTTGAAAAGCGCGTGCTCTATAACGCTGCGAAAGCTTATTCCACCCAACTCGGCAAGGGCGAGAAGTACCACCTACTGAACCCCGTCATTGCCTTGACTCTGACTGACTTTGTGATGTTCCCCGACCAGTCAGAAGTGTTCAGCCATTACCGTCTACTTGAAAAACAGACACTGGCACACTACAGCGGTGATTTGGAGTTGGTGTTCATCGAACTACCCAAGTTCACCAAGGAACTGGTGGATTTGGTCAATATCAGTGACAAATGGGTATATTTCGTCAAGAATGCGGGTAGTCTTGATTATGTGCCAGATTCACTCAAAACAGACCCCTGTATTGTGGATGCTTTCGGTATTGCCAACCAAGCCGGGCTGACCGAAGAAGAAATGGAAGCGCAGGAACAACGTTACGATTTTCTGCGGATACAGCGGGCATTACACGATGAAAGGAAAGCGGTGGAAATAAAGCTGATAGAGGCTGAGGAAAAACGGCAAGCAGCGGAACAAAAACGGCAAGCAGCGGAAGAACGAGCAGTAACAGCGGAAAAAGCATTGCTAGAAAGCAAAACAAATTTTGCCCGTAGCTTGTTGGATATTTTGGACGATACAACGATTGCTTTGAAAACAGGTTTGACAGTAAAGGAAGTCAGTGCATTACGCCAATCTGTGGCGTGA
- a CDS encoding type II toxin-antitoxin system VapC family toxin — MAEWTLVDTDILIDAAHKDEMAVTVLQNLESTSGLAVSIVTQMELVVGCRNKTELRELAKFLRRFQVIHLSASISQRGLELLQQYRLSHGLLIPDGLIAATAIETAIPLISKNQKDYRFIDGLQLLPYPP, encoded by the coding sequence ATGGCTGAGTGGACGTTAGTCGATACGGATATTCTGATTGATGCGGCACACAAAGATGAGATGGCAGTTACCGTATTGCAAAATCTCGAATCAACTTCCGGTCTTGCTGTCAGTATCGTGACCCAAATGGAGTTGGTGGTTGGTTGCCGCAACAAAACTGAGTTACGTGAACTTGCCAAATTTTTGCGGCGTTTTCAGGTTATCCATTTGTCGGCAAGTATTTCACAGCGGGGGTTGGAGTTACTTCAACAATACCGCTTGAGCCACGGTTTGCTGATTCCTGACGGGTTGATTGCTGCTACTGCGATAGAGACTGCTATCCCATTGATTAGCAAGAACCAGAAGGATTACCGCTTTATTGATGGATTGCAGCTTCTGCCTTATCCGCCCTAG
- a CDS encoding DUF2281 domain-containing protein, producing MNTQTVMEGFSSLPPDAQQQVADFIDFLKVRYQKAKPVKKKVARAALAQEAFIGMWRERKDMQDSSQWVRELRSKEWS from the coding sequence ATGAATACACAAACGGTGATGGAGGGTTTTTCTTCCCTTCCCCCTGATGCGCAACAACAAGTTGCCGATTTCATTGATTTTCTGAAAGTTCGTTATCAAAAAGCCAAGCCTGTAAAAAAGAAAGTTGCGCGTGCAGCCTTGGCGCAAGAGGCATTCATCGGCATGTGGCGTGAGCGTAAGGACATGCAGGATAGTAGCCAGTGGGTACGCGAGTTACGCAGCAAGGAATGGAGCTAA
- a CDS encoding BKACE family enzyme → MKEKSELIINLACTGVIPTKEMTPYIPLTTNEILSDVEQAIKLGVQMVHIHARDEQSKHTSDPEQYGEIISSIRKLPHGKDMIICVTTSGRSDADFAKRTQVIDLEGDRKPDMASLTPGSMNFIGSASINTPVTIRRLAAKMKECGIKPELEVFDLGMANFIHVLAKEKLITPPFYVNILLGNIAGAQVDLIQLGAIFAALPDECIIGVAGLGRTQLISNGLGLLFADAVRVGLEDNIWFDQKRTQLATNTDLLTRIIQQATLFERPLMERTKVRVKLGIEG, encoded by the coding sequence ATGAAAGAAAAATCTGAATTAATTATTAATCTGGCTTGTACTGGAGTCATTCCAACCAAAGAAATGACCCCTTATATACCTTTAACGACAAATGAAATCCTTTCGGATGTAGAGCAAGCTATTAAACTTGGCGTACAGATGGTACACATTCATGCTAGGGACGAACAAAGTAAGCATACATCAGACCCTGAACAATACGGAGAAATCATTTCAAGTATTCGAAAGTTACCGCACGGAAAAGATATGATTATTTGTGTTACTACCAGCGGACGATCAGATGCTGATTTTGCTAAACGAACTCAAGTTATTGATTTGGAAGGAGATAGAAAGCCAGATATGGCGAGTCTGACACCTGGATCGATGAATTTTATCGGTTCAGCAAGTATCAACACGCCTGTAACTATACGTAGACTAGCTGCAAAGATGAAAGAGTGTGGAATAAAACCAGAACTAGAAGTTTTTGATTTAGGAATGGCTAACTTTATACATGTTTTGGCTAAAGAGAAACTTATTACACCTCCTTTTTATGTTAATATATTACTTGGTAATATTGCTGGCGCACAGGTTGATTTAATTCAGTTGGGAGCTATTTTTGCAGCCCTACCTGATGAGTGTATTATCGGTGTAGCAGGGCTTGGACGAACCCAGCTCATTAGTAATGGTCTTGGCTTACTATTTGCCGATGCAGTACGTGTGGGATTGGAAGATAACATTTGGTTTGATCAGAAACGTACACAATTAGCAACCAATACGGATTTATTGACAAGAATTATACAACAAGCGACGTTATTTGAACGTCCCTTAATGGAACGTACTAAAGTAAGAGTAAAGTTAGGTATAGAGGGCTAA
- a CDS encoding MBOAT family O-acyltransferase has protein sequence MNPEALFLIFCSLFAVLFSWLIKRNIWEILAVWSLLCIISVSPLSAVWLISSSLLVAIIMFVGDRWGGKSYLMLCGASLLTISLLFFRELPQFLWVGGAYFTLRNLHILFDWWMGKIIRLGVINNLRYQFFLPTLMAGPINRFQIFERQIARRRWDASEFFTGAERLLFGIAQVVILGGWLINQVEANISAGIFQTQNFFVVWIYSIIDWIELYFVFSGYSSIALGLSLMMGLRLEENFNRPWLAKDLIDFWLRWHITLSQWVRDYVFQPITALTRSPVIGLIAAMLVIGLWHESSVYYVLWALWQVIGIILTRLVKNMLNKNPKIHKNATKLAKLSPFYVLGWLSLANPVIAKILGLPL, from the coding sequence GCCGTATGGAGCCTACTTTGTATAATTAGTGTATCACCCCTTTCGGCCGTTTGGTTGATTAGTAGTAGCCTACTCGTTGCCATAATTATGTTTGTAGGAGATCGTTGGGGTGGTAAAAGTTATTTGATGTTATGTGGCGCTAGTTTGTTAACCATATCATTGCTATTTTTTCGAGAACTTCCCCAATTTTTATGGGTTGGTGGGGCTTATTTTACACTTCGCAACTTACATATTTTATTTGATTGGTGGATGGGGAAAATTATTCGCCTTGGTGTAATTAATAATTTACGCTATCAATTCTTCTTACCTACTTTAATGGCAGGGCCTATTAATCGGTTTCAAATTTTTGAGCGACAAATTGCAAGGCGTCGATGGGATGCAAGTGAATTTTTCACTGGTGCGGAGCGTTTACTATTTGGCATTGCTCAAGTAGTTATTCTAGGTGGTTGGTTAATTAATCAAGTTGAAGCAAATATATCGGCAGGTATTTTTCAAACCCAAAATTTCTTTGTGGTCTGGATTTATTCAATCATAGATTGGATTGAGTTATATTTCGTATTTTCTGGTTATAGCAGCATTGCGCTTGGTTTGTCTTTGATGATGGGGCTACGTCTTGAGGAAAATTTCAATCGTCCTTGGTTAGCAAAGGATCTCATTGATTTCTGGCTGCGCTGGCATATCACGCTTTCTCAATGGGTCAGAGACTATGTGTTTCAGCCTATTACTGCATTAACTCGCTCCCCAGTCATCGGATTAATTGCTGCTATGTTGGTCATTGGTCTATGGCATGAGTCATCAGTTTATTACGTATTATGGGCTTTGTGGCAAGTTATTGGAATTATCTTAACAAGGTTAGTGAAGAATATGCTCAATAAAAATCCAAAAATACATAAAAATGCAACCAAATTAGCCAAACTGTCGCCTTTTTATGTATTAGGGTGGTTATCCCTTGCCAACCCAGTGATCGCTAAAATTTTAGGTTTACCATTATGA